One window of the Penaeus monodon isolate SGIC_2016 chromosome 1, NSTDA_Pmon_1, whole genome shotgun sequence genome contains the following:
- the LOC119575212 gene encoding lissencephaly-1 homolog: MKMVLSQRQREELNKAIADYLCSNGYMDALEAFKAEADMPGEIERKYAGLLEKKWTSVIRLQKKVMELEVKLNEAEREYIAGAPTRDKRSPAEWIPRPPEKYCLSGHRAPVTRVIFHPLYSVMVSSSEDGTIKVWDYETGDYEKTLKGHTDSVQDIAFDHTGKFLVSCSADMSIKLWDFTSYECVKTMHGHDHNVSSVTFMPSGDYLLSSSRDKTIKMWEVATGYCVKTFTGHREWVRMVRVCSDGSLIASCSNDQTVRVWLTATKECKAELREHDHVVECIAWCEGSACTSVNEAVATDNRKPNYKGPFLISGSRDKTIKIWDVGVGLCLFTLVGHDNWVRGLLVHPGGKYILSASDDKTVRMWDIKNKRCQKTLDAHSHFCTSLDMHRSAPYVITGSVDQTIKVWECR; this comes from the exons ATGAAAATGGTTTTGTCACAGCGTCAAAGAGAGGAACT CAATAAGGCCATAGCTGACTACTTGTGCAGCAATGGCTACATGGATGCCTTGGAAGCCTTCAAGGCCGAAGCAGACATGCCTGGGGAGATCGAACGGAAATATGCTGGTCTCTTGGAGAAAAAGTGGACCTCAGTCATCAGGCTCCAGAAAAAG GTTATGGAACTTGAGGTAAAGTTAAATGAAGCAGAGCGTGAATATATCGCTGGCGCGCCTACTCGAGACAAGCGATCTCCCGCAGAATGGATTCCAAGACCTCCAGAGAAGTATTGCCTCTCTGGGCACAGGGCACCAGTTACTAGG GTAATTTTCCACCCTTTGTATTCTGTGATGGTATCCTCAAGCGAGGATGGAACTATTAAAGTTTGGGATTATGAGACAGGAGACTATGAAAAGACATTAAAAGGTCACACTGACAGTGTTCAAGATATTGCTTTTGATCACACTGGCAAATTCCTTG TCTCCTGTAGCGCTGATATGTCAATCAAGTTGTGGGACTTCACATCTTACGAGTGTGTCAAGACGATGCATGGCCACGACCACAATGTATCCTCAGTCACCTTCATGCCCTCGGGAGACTACCTCCTCAGTTCCTCCAGAGACAAGACCATCAAGATGTGGGAGGTTGCTACAGG ATATTGCGTGAAGACCTTCACAGGCCACCGGGAGTGGGTGAGGATGGTACGGGTGTGTAGTGATGGCTCCCTTATTGCTTCCTGCTCCAACGACCAGACAGTGCGCGTGTGGCTAACAGCAACAAAGGAGTGTAAA GCTGAACTACGAGAACACGACCATGTGGTTGAGTGCATTGCGTGGTGTGAGGGCAGTGCGTGCACTTCTGTTAACGAAGCTGTTGCAACAGATAACCGTAAACCTAATTATAAGGGCCCATTCTTGATTTCAGGGTCAAGAGATAAAACAATTAAG ATATGGGATGTTGGCGTAGGACTTTGCCTCTTCACTCTGGTTGGTCATGACAACTGGGTGCGCGGCCTCCTGGTGCACCCAGGAGGGAAGTATATCCTCTCAGCCTCAGATGACAAAACTGTACGCATGTGGGACATAAAGAACAAACGATGCCAAAAAACTCTGGACGCTCACTCCCATTTCTGTACATcattag ATATGCACCGGAGTGCCCCTTATGTGATTACGGGCAGTGTGGACCAGACGATCAAGGTGTGGGAGTGCCGCTAA